Part of the Maridesulfovibrio sp. genome, AAGCTCACAGTCAACATTTTCCATGGATGCAATCCGCTCGAAATAGATTGACGTTTCTGCCCGTTTGAAGTTGGCTTATGAACAATTAAACCGAACCAACCAGACAAATTAATTAACTTGAATATGCCCGCAACCGAATACAACACAGCGCAAATCATTGATGCCCTGCAGGCTGACCCCAACCTTAACAAAGCGGAACTGCCTGCTTTAAAAGAATTATCGCGCAAGGTCAGCCAGCGTAAATTCAAGAAAGGAGAATTCATATTCAAAGCCGGAGACGAATCAAATAATTTCTGTCTGGTGGAAAGCGGGAAAGTAATCCTTTCCAAAGAATCGCCGTCCGGTAAATCCTTCACCTACCTTGTCGCCACCCGGGGAATGACCTTGAACGGGATCACCTGCTTCAAACCCGCTCCAAGAATTTTCAGCGCCCGCGTTGTAGAGGATTCATCAATTATCACGATACCCTGCCACGAATTCAAATATTGGGTTGAAAACAATCCCCCCGTAGCCATGGGAATTTTGGGTACCATGGGAGAACTGCTGGACGGAGCATACACCCGCATCATTGATCTGATCGACGAAAGCGTCGAAACCCGCATTCTCAATGTACTCAGCATGCTCTCCACCCGCATAGGATCTGAACTCCCCCTCACCAACGAAGATCTTGCAGGAATGGTAGGGACTTCGCGGGAAAGCGCGGCCCGGGTTATATCCAGACTGCAGGATAACGGAATTGTTTCCAAAGGACGCGGCAGCATCACAGTTCTGGACAAAGAACAACTGGACGAAACAGTTTCCAGCCCCTTTTTCATTATTTAAAAACGCCTCCCTCAGTGACCTGCGTCATTGTTCGCACCGAGCTTCCGTAATATTTCCTGATCAAACAACATAACTTGAACACAGGAAAACAAAATGCACGGTTATTTAATAACTTTCTTTACCCAGAAAAACCGCGAACAGGACGGTATGCCTCTGGCAGACTGGATTGTGGAAGAAGCCCGAAAAATCGGAGTGCGCGGTGCGACGCTATTCAGCGGACAAGAGGGCTTCGGCCATGACGGACGTTTTCACTCAGGCAACTATTTTGATTTTGAGGACAAACCGCAACTCGTAACCATGGCCCTGACTCATGACGAGTGCGACTCCCTACTTTCAAGCCTGCAAGCCAAACAGCTTCGGATCTTCTACACCAAATCAAAAGTTGAATTCGGATTTACCTCTTAAACCCGGATTTCTTCCCCCCCGAACGATTCACACCACGACAGCTAAAACTGCCCCATATAAGGCAGACTTGCTGATCAACAAAGGACTCTCACATGATAGGACCATATATTAACGGTGCTGCACTGCTTGCGGGCAGTGTAGCCGGTGCCATGATCGGCCCGAAACTGAACGCCAATATCCGCACCCGCATGCCCATGGTATTCGGCTGTGCATCCATGGGCCTCGGCGTAGCCATGATAGTCAAAGTTAAACTTTTAGCCCCGGTTATGCTGGCCTTGGTCGTTGGATCATTGCTTGGTGAAATAATCCGTCTGGAAAATATCATCCAGAACTTCGCAGCAAAAGCCCGTGTTGTAATCGAAAAGTTAACCCGCCCCAGCGGGGATATGAATCAGGAAGAATTTCTGGATAAATTTGTGGCTCTGCTGGTTCTTTTTTGCATGAGCGGAACCGGAATTTACGGTTCCATGACCGAGGGAATGACCGGAGATGCTACCCTGCTGATAGTTAAATCAATCCTCGATTTTTTCACTGCTCCCATCTTCGCCTCCACCATGGGCTTTACCGTGGGCATTCTGGTCTTTCCCCAATTTATGGTTCAGGGCTTGCTATTTCTGGGAGCTTCCCTGATTCTGCCCCTGACCACCCCGGACATGCTGGCAGACTTCTCCTCCTGCGGGGGACTGATCATGCTCGCTACGGGATTTCGCATCTGCGGAATCAAACAATTTCCGGTAGCGAATATGATTCCGGCACTTATTCTGGTCATGCCCCTTTCATACTTATGGGCAACTTACCTTGGATAAGAATTTCCACGACTACAGTGAGGCAACCTTATGTCATCAGACATGAAATACCCTGATCCCAATACCAAACATCCGGTAGCAGGTTTTCCGCAAGTAACTTTCATCAAAAACTTCAATGAAAATAACAATGTAATAATCGGTGACTACACATATTATGATGATCCATCGGGACCGGAAAATTTCTTTAAAAACATATTATATCATTTCGATTTTATAGGAGATAAGCTGATCATAGGCCGCTACTGCGCCATTGCCCGAAATGTTTCATTCATCATGAACGGAGCAAACCATGCCACGGGAGGCTTTTCCACCTACCCGTTTTTCATTTTCGGTTCTGGCTGGAAGGATGCAACTCCTCCAGCAGAGCATACTTCCTACAAAGGCGACATTGTAATCGGCAGTGATGTCTGGATCGGATATGACGCCACGATCATGCCGGGAGTTACCATCGGACACGGCAGCATCATCGGAGCAAAATCCGTAGTAACAAAAGACGTCCCTCCATACAGCATTGTTGCCGGAAATCCGGCAAGAGTAGTTAGGATGAGATTTGATAAAGAGACAATCGCAGCGTTGCTGGATGCACAATGGTGGGAATGGGAACCTGAAAAGGTGACCCGAAATCTGCCTGCCATTATCGGCTCTGATATGGAACAATTGCAAAAAGCAACCTAGTTTTCCGATTCAAATTAAAGCTGCACTCACCTTACGCATAAAAATACCCGCAATGCTCAGGAGCGTTGCGGGGATTCAACTTTTTGCAGAGACCGGGCTATCCCGGATAATCAAACTCCGCCCTGAGAACATCAAGGGCGATTTCTTCCTTGGTCTTGTACTTATCCTTGTCGATAAGAGTCGGCTGCCCTGTGGGCGGCACATCGTGGTACATATACTTATAGATGTCGAAGTTGAGGCAGGTCTCATTGCGTAGGTGCATTTCCCGAAACCACTGGCAACCCACATCCAGAATCTGCTTGCCGACATTGATAAAAGCTCCGAAGGGAGTTGCTTTACCGATAGGCATAGTCATCTTGCGGGCGATCTTCATGTTTACGAGGCAGCACCATTCATTGACCCGGCATTCCGGCAACGGCCAAGGCTGTCTAAAGAAAATATCATGCATGCGCGGCAGGTGATAAGCACGGACCTGCTTTCCTTCCGGCGGCTGGGCACTGCGGTAAAGTTCGACCAGTTCACGAAAATCAGGACGGTAATCCATATAGGTATCCGGTGAACATTTGCCGGAAAATGCAGCGGGACAATACCAGCACTGCCCGATGTGTCCGGCAGCAACATGATCCCCGATACCTTCAACCATGGCCCCGATTATATCTTTCCTGAATATGGCATCATTATGAATGATGAGCACGTAATCCTTATCGCTCTTTTCCCAGCCGTACTGGTAACGAACAGAAAGGCGGTACTCTTCGTCATCTATGCGATCCCATTCAATGGGAAAGCAATAGTTCCAATACTTGGGCATGTAATATTCAATCTTATGGGAAAGTGCATCCAGCACATACTGATGGCATCCGGCATCAATACCCTTGGTCTTGGTATTTTCCTCAATAAAATAAATCTTATCGATATGCTGTCCACTGGCCCGCTCAAGTGAAAGCAGAGCCAGACAAGTCTGCAAAGGCTTGCCGCATACACTTATAATTACATCAACCTTACTCACTGGCCCTACTCCGCAAACATGACATTAAGCCGAGAATTGTTCCTAAATTTACGATCAAATTTTTATTTATATAATTAAATCTTAACGATTAATCCACATTATTTAATAATAACCTCAGCCGGAACTGCATCCGGTCCCGTACGGGCTGTTGTTGAAGGCGGAGCAGTATGCCACGGGTTCGGTCCCTTGGCCATGCTGTGGCCGAGCATGAAAAGCTTGCTCATATAGACCGGGCTGAACAGCTCGTCCGATTCCTCATTGTAATCAGGGGGAATAAAAGTCAGCTTGAAATCCACTCCGTCACGCTCGGCAGTGTAATACATGCGATAAAGGTCACCGATACCCTGGTTGCGGATAAGTCCGGCAAGGGAGCGGGCAGCTATGCCGCCTATATACGGCTCTACCTGTACTCCTTCGGTAATCAAAGCATCATTGCGGATAATGTACAGGGTAATTTTCCTTTTCTCGCCGATCTTTTCCAGCTCATCGGCAAGGTGAATACTGGGCGGATAGCAAAAGACCTGATTACTGACTCCGCCATCAACGTGCATTTCATCATAAATTTCATCCCCGGCTTTTACCTTGAAATAAACCGGAGGGAAGGCCACCGGGACGGATGCCGAAGCAAGGATTACATCACGGATAAGCTGATCCGCTTCCGGTGTTCCGTACTGGGCCAAGGCTCCGATATCCCAATAGACAGGCCGCATTGCATCAAGGTTCGTGGTACCGACCAAGAGCCTGCGTCCCTTGCGATGTTCCACTGCAATCTTGGCTATAAAATCATGATTGACGAATTCCTTAAGAGCCAGCTTCAAAGGCTCAGTGCTATACACAGAGTCACCGGAAATGGCGGAGACATAGGAACGTTGCTGCACAAGATCACTGGTTTCAAAAGTGGTATAGAACATCTCAATAAAAGGATCGTAGTCCGAACCCATGAAAGCAAATGGAGCTATCAACGCGCCGGTACTTACCCCGGTGACCAGCCCGAAAGTAGGACGGTCACCGCGCTCGGTCCAACCGCAAAGAAATCCGGCCCCGAAAGCACCGTCAGCACCGCCACCGGAAAGTGACAAAAAACTGATCTCGTCCGGGAGCTTGTTCATACGGCTCAGTTCGGCCCACTTTTCCATGACCTTATTCATATGTTTCGGAGTCGTATCCCCGAAAAAACGAACCTGATCATAACCGGGTAAACAGGCCTGAGCCTGCATTTCCGCCGGGATTGGATTGCGTTTCAACCCGCAACCGGCCAGCAAAGCCAACAAGAGGGAAAGAACTACCAGCCTGCAAAAAAAGTTACTCTTCATATTTAAAAATTCCATATTTATTTATTCAACTACTCAGACATACGGCTTAAACGGAACAACATCATCTTCAGACAAATGTCTGATTAAAACACGAAAGAAATGTGTATACTTACTCTGTTCAGCCATGCAGTCGGCAGACAGAACATAATTATGATTTGAAAAACCTGCAAACAAATAAAGGGAGAGATCACATGCTTTACCGTAAGGTACCTAAAACAGGAGAAGAATTATCAATCTTGGGCTTTGGTGCCATGCGCTTGCCCATGATCGATGACAAGACCATTGATGAAGAGCGGGCGATCGCACAGATTCGTAATTGCATCGATAACGGCGTTAACTATGTGGATACCGCATGGCCCTACCACGGCGGCCAGAGTGAAGGTATTGTAGGCAAGGCACTCAAAGAAGGCTATCGCGAAAAAGTTGCCATCGCCGATAAGCTGCCCCAATACATTGTTGAATCCCGTGAACATATGGACGAGATTCTTAATGAGCAGCTGAGGCGTCTTGATGTTGACTGTATCGACTACTACCTGATTCATGCTGTTGAAGGCAATTCATGGGACCGCTCCGTGGAGCTGGGCATAAAAGACTTTCTGGACAAGGCTCTTGAATCCGGAAAAATCCGCTATGCAGGTTTTTCCTTCCACGGCGTTCCCGAAGACTTCAAGCGCATTGTGGACGATTACCCGTGGACCTTCTGTCAGATCCAGTACAACTTTCTGGATACTGAGAATCAGGCCGGGACTGCAGGACTTAAATACGCAGCATCCAAGGACATCGCTGTTATGATCATGGAACCCCTGCGCGGTGGAAACCTCAGCGCTCCCACTCCCCCGGACGGAGTGCAGGATATCTTTGATCAGGCCGAAATCAAACGAGCCCCGGTTGAATGGGCCCTGCGCTGGGTCTGGAACCATCCCGAAGTGACCGTGGTCCTTTCCGGCATGAACGAAGAGGAACATATTAAACAGAACCTCGCCATTGCCTCCGAAGCCGGAGCGAATTCCCTGACCGATGGGGAACTAGCTATTGTGGACAAGGTCGCTGCAAGGTACAAGGAACTCATGCAGGTCCCCTGCACCGGCTGTGCATACTGTATGCCCTGTCCAGCCGGAGTCAGGATTCCTGGCTGCTTTGAACTCTTCAACAGTGCCCATATGTTCAAAGATAAGGCGGATCACTTGAAGTTCCAGTACGCAGTATTCTTCAGTAAGGAAATGGCAGGTGAATCAGCCTACGCATCCCAGTGTGTGGAATGCGGACAATGCGAAGAGCACTGTCCCCAGCATATAGCTATTCCCGAACAGCTTAAACGCGTCGTGGATTACTTTGAGCAGGACGACATGCAGGACAAAGTAGACATGGTTGCAAACAAGCAGGAAAACTAAATATTTTTATGCGGATTCCGGGTGCCCGGAATCCGCATAATACAACGCCCCAGCCGGACCGGAATAATAATGAACATACTCTATTACGATTGTTTTTCAGGCATCAGCGGAGACATGAACCTCGCCGCCATGATCGATCTCGGCGTTTCTCCTGATTTCCTTAAAACCGAACTTGCCAAGCTAGGTCTTGAAGATGAATTCAGCCTCAAAACTTCACAGGATTCGCGCAAGGGCATTTTCGGTACCCGCGTAGATGTTGAGCTGGTTCAGCAGCATGAACATCATCATGATCATGGACACCATCATGGCCACGATCACCACCATCGCCACGAACACCGAAACCTGAAAGACATCGAAGAACTTATCAATTCCAGCGACCTCAACGACAAGGTCAAAGCGACCAGTCTGGCAATTTTCAAACGGGTCGCAGAAGCCGAGGCCAAGATTCACGGCAGCACTATCTACGAAGTCCATTTCCACGAGGTGGGTGCCACTGATTCCATCGTAGATATTGTAGGTGCGGCGATCTGTTTCCATGAACTGGAAATCGACCAAGTCTGGTGTTCTTCCGTCGAGCTGGGCGGAGGTTTCGTCAACTGCGCACACGGCAAGATGCCCGTGCCCGCCCCGGCCACGTCTGAAATCCTTGCCGGATCGCCCACAACTCAAGGTGCGGTTCAACAAGAAACCACCACTCCCACCGGAGCGGCGATTCTCGCTGAACTTGTAGATAACTTTTCTGATTCTCCGCGCATGGCCGTGCAGAAAACCGCATACGGCATCGGTCACCGGGACAACGAAATTCCTAACGTGCTCCGCGTGCAGCTAGCCAGAACCGAGCCCGCTGCAACCATGCCTACAGTTCCGGTGCGGCTGCTGCAATGCAACATTGACGACATGACCGGAGAAATGCTTGGTGCAGCGCTTGATCAACTTATGGAAGACGGAGCCATGGATGTACATTTCACCTCCATCGTCATGAAAAAGAACCGTCCGGCAACCACCCTTTCACTGCTTTGTGCCGCAGAAGACGAGGACAAGTTCAAACGCCTTATCTTCAAGCACACCAGCACACTGGGCATAAAAAGCATTGCCATTGAAAAAACAGTGCTCGACATTTACTTCGACAAGCTAGAAACCCCGCTCGGAACAGTTACTATGAAGAATGCCATCTTAGATGGAGAGGTAATTCGCTCCAAGCCCGAGCTTGAAGACTGCCGCGCTTTGGCTAGGCTGCACGGCATTCCTCTAAGTGAGGTATACTTACAGATTGGCAAAGTAAGAGAGATTTGATGGACGAACCTGCCTTGAAATATAAGAATCTGCTTGAAATTCTCGCTGAGACAGGCGGAGCTATAATTGCCTTCTCCGGTGGTGTGGACAGCACTTTGCTGCTCCATGCAGCAAAAGAAGTCCTCGGAGATAAAGCCATAGCCGCTTCCATCGCCACTCCCTACGTTCCGCAATGGGAGCAAGGTGAGGCAAGGGAATTCGCGAAACAGATAGGTGTAAAGCATGTTGTCGTAAACATGGATTTCCCTGCTGAACTGCGCATGAATCCTCCGGAGCACTGCTACACCTGCAAAAAGATTCTGTTCAGCAAGCTGTTGGATGTGGCGCAGAAGAATGGAGTTAAACACATCCTTGAAGGAACAAATATTGATGATCTCAGCGACTACCGTCCCGGCATCAAGGCCCTGCGTGAACTTGAAATCCGCAGCCCTTTTGTGGAAGCGGATCTGACCAAGCAGGATATCCGCGAGCTTTCCCGCAGATTCAACCTGCCTACATGGGACAAACCATCTTTCGCCTGCCTGCTCTCACGTATGCCTGTCGATGCGGAAGTTACAGACCAAGCATTGCAACAGGTGGAACAGGCCGAAGTATTTCTTATAAAAATAGGTTTCCCTGCCGTGCGGGTACGTCATCACGGTGAAGTTGCCCGCATTGAAGTTCCGGCGGATAGATTACAGGATTTTATGGACGCCAATGAAATTCATGGAATCAACAATAAGCTCAAAGAGTTCGGCTATCGTCATGTAGCGCTCGATCTGGGCGGCTATAAAATGGGCAGCCTTAATAAAAAATAGAATCAGCCCTTACTAAGGATTCCAAAGGGGATTATTCCCTTTGGCCGCCGGAGGCGAAATCTTTCAACAAAAGCGCGAAGCGCATCATAACTATGACCAACGATAATCTTAAAAATATATTGAATGCTGTAAAAGACGGCAGCATGGATGTTGTTCAGGGCATGGAAAAGCTGCGCGACCTGCCTTATCAGGACATCGGGCACACCAAGATCGACCATCACCGCAGCTTACGCAACGGCTTCCCGGAAGTAATCTACGGCGCAGGCAAAACCCCGCAACAAGTCGGCGATATTTTCGAACATATGTGCGGACGCAACAACGTGTTGGCTACGCGTGTTTCTTTAGAAACTGCCGGACATGTAACTGCCCGCTTCCCGCATGTGGAATACAATGAAACAGCCAACACCCTGACCTGCAAGAGCAAGAAAATCGAATACAACAGCGGCACGGTCGGCATTATCACCGCCGGAACATCCGATCTTGATGTAGCTGAAGAGGCACTGGTAACCTGCGACATGCTCGGCAGCCGCGCTGCCATAATCTCCGATATCGGGGTAGCCGGAATTCACCGCATGCTTGACCGCATTGATGAAATCCGCAAATTCTCGGTACTGATAGTAATTGCTGGAATGGAAGGAGCTCTTTCCAGCGTAATCGGCGGCCTTGTCGAACAGCCTATCATTGCAGTACCAACCTCAGTTGGCTACGGGGCCAACTTCTCAGGCCTGTCCGCCCTGCTGGGCATGCTCACTTCCTGCGCCAGCGGAGTGACAGTAGTTAACATTGATAACGGATTCGGTGCGGCCTGTGCAGCCTGCAAGATTAATAAGGCTATTGATCGCTAATAATAGATAGAATTTGCTCAATCCCCTCACCACTCACAGAACTGGTGCGGATGATTTGCTTTGCTCCGGCCTGCTTCAAGAAGCGTTCAGCCAAATCGGGATCAGCATTTGGTGCATCGACTTTGGACACAAGGCCGATGACCTTGCGGTTGAACATGGAAGTAAAAAGAGGCGGGAAAAGACTGGTCCGGCGGGTGGCGTCCTGAATAATTGCCAAGACTTTGCAGTCGGCGGAAGAAGTGATCAGAGCGTGGTAGAACCAGCTGTTTTCGAGGAATTCGCCGGGGGTGTTGATGAACGGACCGAAATGTTCAACGGCCATGGCCCGGCGCGGGGAATAGGATTCACCTGAAAGGGCTTTGATAAGCGAACTTTTGCCGGAGCGGGTCTCGCCCACGAACATGGTTTTTTTCATAGAATGCCTTCGGCGACCCTGCCGGGGGCCTCAAACCCTTTTCCAAAAGGGTTTAAGAATCCCAAAACGTTTTATTAGGCTTTGCCATCTCATATCCAAAGCCTCTTCTTAATTTTAGGATCTAGTCAACTCAACAGAAGAATAATGCAGGGTGCCCTCGAAGTAATCGAGTACAGCACGAAGTGAAGCTTCAACGCTGGCAACATCTCCCAGAAGCAGCAGAGAACCGCCGAAACGATCCAGAAATCCGATCTCAACGGAAGCAGCCTTGGTAGCAACATCAGATGCGATGATCACACCCTCGCTGGGGGTGATGGTCATGATGCCGATAGCTCCGGCAGAGTTATCATCCAAACCCAGCTTGAGATAAATATCACGGTGCGGGCTGGCAATAAGATGGGCAAGGGTAACCTGCTTACCGGGAACGTATTCCTGAATAATGCGCTGTTTGTTTTCATTGTCCATCATAATCAAACTCCTTTTAAAAAAACCGGCACGTGCTGAAGTGGAAAGGCACGTGCCGGTAAGATGACATGTGTTCCAGTGTTAATACAACACTAGATCAACTGTGCTTTAATCTCTTCGCTGGGGGAAGGAATTACTACGTGGCTATGAACCGGGCCGCCGTCGCCGACGCCTTCGATTCCTGCTTCAACAGAAGCTTTAACAGAGCCGACGTCACCGGTCATGGTTACATAGGCTTTACCACCGAGACCCGCGGCCATGCGGACTTCGATCAGGCTTACGTTAGCAGCCTTTGCTGCGGCATCGGCAGCAAGGATGCAGGATGCGATGGTGTAGGTTTCAATTACACCCAAAGCATTGATACGAGGTACGATGGAAGTACCGCTCAATGCGGGGATAACATCCGCATGGATGCTGGGGATGGTGAAGTGGTCAACAATCATGTCACCGCCGATTTCACAACCGACTTCAACGGAGCTCTTAACAGCGCCGGTGTCACCACAAATAACAACAATATATCTGCCCGGACAAGTGGGGCGGGCCATAACCAGCTCGACAGATGCAGCTTTAAGCATTTCATCTGCGGTGTGTATGCCGAGGGCAACGCTGTTCAGTTCTACACAACCGATAGTACGTAAATCCATTTTATATCTCCTTTTGGAAGGGGATGCGCAAAGCGCTTTAACAGGATAACCTGCTAATTATTTCTTAATAACCACTACACCGTTCTCAACGCTTTCGACAGTTCCGTCGATGCTGGCGTGAACCCTTGCACCCATTGCGCCTTCAGGAATTTCACCGATCAGGTCGCCACAGCTTACCTTATCTCCGACGGAAACAACGCACTGCGCAGGAGCACCGATGTGCTGACCGAGGCGGATGTTGACCACGGAGGGAGTGTACTCACCTGCGTATTCGGGATGGCCGTCGTACTTGGTGAGGTTCAGACGCTGAATAAGGCGCTTGGTGGGGACAGCTCTGCTTTCGCGGAACGGGTTGGCTTTCAGTTCATTGCCCTTGGATTCCCAGGTCACACGTTCCTTCATCAGGATCTTCTTGATCTGAGCATTCACCTCACGAGGAGAAATCATCATGGGGCAGGCAAATTTTTCACAGATGCCGCATTCGGAGCAAAGCAGTGCTTCTTTAGCTCCTTCGGTATCCAGCTCGTTGTTGGCGATTACACGCATCAGTTTGTGAGGATGCAGGGAATGGCCGAGCAGGTTACGCGGGCAAAGGTCGGTACAGCGGGAACACTGACAGCATACAGTGTTAGTGATGCGGCGGATCTTTTCGGGGTCCATTACCTTGCCTGCAACCACGTTGTGGTTCGGAGGCAGGACCAGAAGTCCGCTGGTGGTCTTGGTTACCGGCTGGTTGGTGTCGGGAAGAACCCGGCCCATCATGGGACCGCCGTCTACAACTTTGTAGTCGGAAATGGTCGGTCCGCCTGCAAATTCAAGCACGTCGGAAACAAGAGTTCCCACGGGGACTTTAACGACCATGGGGTTCTTGATTTCCCCGGCAACGGTCAGGTAGCGGTGGGTTACCGGCTTACCGTCCATGGCCAGAGCCACGTTGAACAGGGACTCGGTGTTACTTACTACCGCACCGACCTGAAGGGGAATACCGCGTTCAGGAACAGTGCGGCCCAGTACTTCGTATACCAGCACCTGCTCATCACCGGCAGGATAGAAATCTTTAAGTACGAAGCATTCAAGGCGACCGGAACCGTCACGGGCAACTGCTTCCTGAACAGCCTTAACGGCTTTGGCGTGTTTACCCTTGAGACAGATGATACCTTTCTTGGCACCGGTACAATCCATGATCGCTTCAAGTCCGCGGATCATGGTATCGACTTCCGCTTCCATGAGGTAGGGATCGCTCATGAGCAGCGGTTCACAGGAAGCACCGTTCACCAGAACGGTATCCACTTTGGCCTCAGCCTTAACGTGAGTAGGGAGTCCAGCACCACCGGCACCGACAACACCTGTTTCACGAATAATATCAACTATATTTACAGCCATTTGATAATTCCTTCCGATTTACCTCCGGCAGATCAGCACATTGAGGCTGACCTGCCGGATTTGTTCAAAATAGCTATCTTACCAAGCCTTGAGCAAAAGCTCTTTTACATCGTCACGTGAAGGGTTTCTGGGGTTGCTAGCAGTGCAGATATCATCAAGCACGTTGCGGGCAATGGTGTTCAGGCTGGTTTTAAAAACACTTTCATCAATCTTCAATGCACCGACATTGTTGGGAATGCCCATGGACTCGTTAAGTTCCATAACCGCATTGATAAGGGATCTGGTACCCTCTTCAACGGTTTCTGCGGGCAGTTTCAGCATGGTGGCAATTTCGTGGTAGCGGATACCCACATCAAAACTGTTGAACTTGATTGCGTGGGGCAGGACTACTGCGTTTGCCAGTCCGTGCGGCACATGAAAAATACCGCCAAGAGAATGAGCGATGGAATGGGTAATGCCCAGTCCGCTGTTGTTGAAAGCCATACCTGCCATGCAGGAACCGAGCAGCATATGCTCGCGTGCTTCCATGTCATCACCGTTGATGTAGGCCCGCTTGAGATACTTGAATACGTAACGGATAGCGTATCTTGCGTAGATGGAAGTAAAAGCGTTGGCCTCACGGGAAGTGTATGCCTCAATGGCGTGGGTCAGCACGTCCATACCTGTTGCAGCAGTTACATGCGGCGGCAGGGAGCGGGTGAAACGGGCATCGAGGATAGCCATATCCGGGATAAGCATTTCATCGTTAAGAGGAATCTTGACCTCGTTAACCTTGTCGGTGACCACAGCATAGCTGGTAACTTCAGCCCCGGTACCACTGGTGGTGGGAATGGCTACCAGTGTCGGTTTGACCTTTCCTTCAAGAGCCTTGCCAGCAAAAAAGGAAATGGCCTTGGCCGCATCAATGGGTGAACCACCGCCGAGGGCGATGATCAGGTCGGCTTGGTTTTTAAGGAAAATCTGTGCTCCCTTGGTAACTGTCTCAAGGGAAGGATCGGGTTCAACCTCATCAAAGATGATGAAGGGAATCCCTTTACGATCAAGATGGGTACGGACGCGGTCAACAAAACCGGTCTTTACCATGAATGAATCGGTAACAATAAAAGCCTGCGTTGCCGGGATAGTCTCCAGATTGTCCAGAGCGTCCTCGCCATAGCAGATCTTTGTTTTGCCGTAGAACTGTGTCACCCTTTTCTCCAATAAATCAAAAATGTCAGGGTTAAAATCTATTCAGCTTGAAATTTGTATAGGGGCGCAGGTGTGAGGGGTGAGGGGTGCCTGCGCCCCTTAATGTCCTTACTTTACAGCGCATTTGGGAAGAATAACTTCCACTTCGCTGTGAGGACGGGGTA contains:
- the larE gene encoding ATP-dependent sacrificial sulfur transferase LarE, producing the protein MDEPALKYKNLLEILAETGGAIIAFSGGVDSTLLLHAAKEVLGDKAIAASIATPYVPQWEQGEAREFAKQIGVKHVVVNMDFPAELRMNPPEHCYTCKKILFSKLLDVAQKNGVKHILEGTNIDDLSDYRPGIKALRELEIRSPFVEADLTKQDIRELSRRFNLPTWDKPSFACLLSRMPVDAEVTDQALQQVEQAEVFLIKIGFPAVRVRHHGEVARIEVPADRLQDFMDANEIHGINNKLKEFGYRHVALDLGGYKMGSLNKK
- the larB gene encoding nickel pincer cofactor biosynthesis protein LarB: MTNDNLKNILNAVKDGSMDVVQGMEKLRDLPYQDIGHTKIDHHRSLRNGFPEVIYGAGKTPQQVGDIFEHMCGRNNVLATRVSLETAGHVTARFPHVEYNETANTLTCKSKKIEYNSGTVGIITAGTSDLDVAEEALVTCDMLGSRAAIISDIGVAGIHRMLDRIDEIRKFSVLIVIAGMEGALSSVIGGLVEQPIIAVPTSVGYGANFSGLSALLGMLTSCASGVTVVNIDNGFGAACAACKINKAIDR
- a CDS encoding EutP/PduV family microcompartment system protein, giving the protein MKKTMFVGETRSGKSSLIKALSGESYSPRRAMAVEHFGPFINTPGEFLENSWFYHALITSSADCKVLAIIQDATRRTSLFPPLFTSMFNRKVIGLVSKVDAPNADPDLAERFLKQAGAKQIIRTSSVSGEGIEQILSIISDQ
- a CDS encoding BMC domain-containing protein; translation: MMDNENKQRIIQEYVPGKQVTLAHLIASPHRDIYLKLGLDDNSAGAIGIMTITPSEGVIIASDVATKAASVEIGFLDRFGGSLLLLGDVASVEASLRAVLDYFEGTLHYSSVELTRS
- a CDS encoding BMC domain-containing protein encodes the protein MDLRTIGCVELNSVALGIHTADEMLKAASVELVMARPTCPGRYIVVICGDTGAVKSSVEVGCEIGGDMIVDHFTIPSIHADVIPALSGTSIVPRINALGVIETYTIASCILAADAAAKAANVSLIEVRMAAGLGGKAYVTMTGDVGSVKASVEAGIEGVGDGGPVHSHVVIPSPSEEIKAQLI
- a CDS encoding 4Fe-4S dicluster domain-containing protein encodes the protein MAVNIVDIIRETGVVGAGGAGLPTHVKAEAKVDTVLVNGASCEPLLMSDPYLMEAEVDTMIRGLEAIMDCTGAKKGIICLKGKHAKAVKAVQEAVARDGSGRLECFVLKDFYPAGDEQVLVYEVLGRTVPERGIPLQVGAVVSNTESLFNVALAMDGKPVTHRYLTVAGEIKNPMVVKVPVGTLVSDVLEFAGGPTISDYKVVDGGPMMGRVLPDTNQPVTKTTSGLLVLPPNHNVVAGKVMDPEKIRRITNTVCCQCSRCTDLCPRNLLGHSLHPHKLMRVIANNELDTEGAKEALLCSECGICEKFACPMMISPREVNAQIKKILMKERVTWESKGNELKANPFRESRAVPTKRLIQRLNLTKYDGHPEYAGEYTPSVVNIRLGQHIGAPAQCVVSVGDKVSCGDLIGEIPEGAMGARVHASIDGTVESVENGVVVIKK
- a CDS encoding 1-propanol dehydrogenase PduQ; translated protein: MTQFYGKTKICYGEDALDNLETIPATQAFIVTDSFMVKTGFVDRVRTHLDRKGIPFIIFDEVEPDPSLETVTKGAQIFLKNQADLIIALGGGSPIDAAKAISFFAGKALEGKVKPTLVAIPTTSGTGAEVTSYAVVTDKVNEVKIPLNDEMLIPDMAILDARFTRSLPPHVTAATGMDVLTHAIEAYTSREANAFTSIYARYAIRYVFKYLKRAYINGDDMEAREHMLLGSCMAGMAFNNSGLGITHSIAHSLGGIFHVPHGLANAVVLPHAIKFNSFDVGIRYHEIATMLKLPAETVEEGTRSLINAVMELNESMGIPNNVGALKIDESVFKTSLNTIARNVLDDICTASNPRNPSRDDVKELLLKAW